The Akkermansia sp. RCC_12PD genome contains the following window.
ATGAACTTGTCCGCCGCAGAAAGATTTTGGAACCGGAGTGTTCGGAAGCCGCCCTGGTGCGCGAGGCCGTAGAAGATCATGTTTACGGGGTGGATGTCTGCGCAGAGGCGTTGGAGGTGGCGCGCTTCCGTTTCCGCTGCGCCTTGCTTGCCGCGGGTGATGACGCCCATTTCCGCGATCATTTAATCTGCGGTGACAGCCTGGACCTGTTCGGCGTTGGAGTGCGGCGGGATGTGTTGGCCCGCGTCATGAAGGAAGGAGGGTTCGACCTGGTTATAGGCAATCCTCCTTTTATTGGGGAAAAGGGGAACAAGGGGCTTTTTGACAGGCTGAAGGCTTCCCGCATGTCCGCTTATTGTTCCTCCCGCATGGATTACTGGTACGTGTTCGCCTGCCTGGGCATGGATGTTCTGAAACCCGGTGGGGTGATGCACCTGGTGGTGCCCAACAAATGGATGGGCAATGCCGGAGCGGCGCCTCTGCGCCGGAAATTGCTGGAGGAATGCGGGGCGCTGCGCTTGTCCGACTTCGGAGCCTGCCGGGTATTTGAGTCCGCACGGGTTCATACCATGACGCTTCTGGCGGAAAGGAAAAACCACAGGGATGAAGCTCTTGTCCCTGAATACCGCCGTTTTTCCGCAGAACCGGAACATGTGGAAGAGTTTCTGATAAACGCCCCTTACCGGCGCTTCCCGTTGCCGAAAGATCGGTCCGGGTGTGTGGAACAGGGGCTGTTTTTCTGTTCCGCCGCAGAAAAGGCGGTTTTGGAGAAGATGGAGGCCCGCAGGAATTTTGAGCTGGACCCAGTGCACGAAATGGCGCAGGGGATTGTGCCGAACCCGGACGTGGTTTCCTCTCGTGCCTTGGGAAGTCTCCCCCCGGAAACAGTGCGGAGTTCCGGCATCCGGCGCGGGGAAGGGGTGTTCGTGGTGCCGCGGGAGTTTTTCACCAGTTTGACGGAGCGGGAACGGTGCTTTCTCAAGCCCCTTTATGAACCCGTGCTGGCGGAGCGGTATGGCTTGAAAGAGCCGGAAAAGGTTCTTTTGTACCTGACGCCGGAGAATGGTTCGGAGCGGGCACGGACGCTTATCCGGCATCTGGAGAAGTTCCGGCCCTTGATGGAGGCCCGGCGGGAAACCCGCATGGGGCGCATGAAGTATTACCACGTGCACTGGCCCAGAAAGGAAAATTTTTTTCTGCCTGGGCCCAAGATATTGGCTGTCCGCAAGTGCGCGCGGCCCACGTTCACCCATACGGAACGGGAGGCCTATGTGATGATGTCATTCAATGTGATACGCACGGAGCGCCTGAGCATGAAGTATCTTGCGGCCCTGTTCAATTCACGGCTGATGCATTTCTGGTTCCGTCTGCGTGGCAAGATGCAGGGGGATTTTTTCCAGATGGATACGGCACCCATCCTGCGCGCGCCCGTCCATGTGCCTTCCGCTTCCGTAGTTGCGGAAGTGGAGAGGCTTTCCGATGCCCTTGTTGAGCATTATTGCCCGGAGTGGGATGAACGTATGAATGAGCTTATTGAAAGGATTTACGGTATTTCCGCCGAAGAAAGGGAGGTCATTGTTCAGGCAGTTTCTCCGGCTCCGGGCGGGAAGGGAAACAGGCCAGAATGACGATCAGCAGGAACCAGACGTTTCCCACGACGGCCAGAAACAGGGTGGTCGTGTCCATGCTGCCGTCCATACTGTACCGGAAACGGTCGAAAACCATCCATTTGATGAGGCCGGCGATTCCCAGCGCTATGTAGCCGTACCCCCATGCCGTATGGAATCCGGCGTCGCGGAGCCTTCTGATGATGGCGCTCCAGAAGGGGAGGTAGATAGCCAGGAATACGACCTGCATGGTGATGATGAAGTACATGAAGTGTTCCTGGGCTATGGCGTGGAATACTTCCTGGTTGTCCGTGGCAAGAAGTTCCTTCCACGGCAGGGACGCGAGGGTCAATATGGTTCCCGCGAAGGAGAAAAACAAGGCGCCGAGAAACAGGAACAGATTGAATCCCCAGAATTCGCGGCGGGAGGACTTGCCGGAGAAGTCGGCATATTTTTTCGTCAGGCACAGGATGAAGTTTTGCCAGAGGGAGGGGCGGATTGGAGCATTCATCATTTTTCTATTCATAGCACATGTCATGGGGAGGCGGCAATGGCAAACGGAAGATCAGGACTTGATTTTCAAAAGCATCCCCGTATGGTGTGCGTCCTGCAACCCTGATTTGATTCAATCATGATACCTGTTTGCCTGAGGAATTGCCTGTTCGGCGCGTGCTGGTACGGGGCCTTGAGTACGGCGAATGCCGGCATTCCGGCCATGCAGGGGCAGGAATTCCCTTCTCCATCTTTGTGCGGAACCGTTGTCCGTGGACCTGTCCTGTACCGTGATGATTTCTCCTGGATTCGGAAGGTGAAGCTGACCTTGATCGGCCAGTATCAGACAGCGGCCGTCAGCCCCAATGGCTCCAACAGGTTTTGTCCCGGTTCCGGAGGCCATAACAGCGAATGGCGGCGTGCCTATCTGGGGGCGGACATCCTGCTGGGCGACGGTTCCTGGCGCCTGTCGAACCTGACGAACGTGGGGGACCTGGAAGGCCGCCACCGTGAAGTGCGCGGAGAGTGGACGGGAAGCCATACGGAATGGTCCCTGTATGAACTTTATCTGGAAAAGACGCTGCCCGGCGTCAAGCTGCGGGCCGGCAAGCTGACTCCGCACCTGACTTCGGAATATTGTCTTCCTTCCTCCCGGATCAAGACGATAGAGAGGTCCGCCATCTGCAATGAACTGATTCCCATTTCCAACTGGGGGCTGGAAGCCAATTTCCAGAAGAATCCCAAAAGCCTGTATCATTCCTACGGTGTGTATCTGAATGCAAACGGGACGGATTTGACGGATGAAATCCAGTTCCATTCCGACGATAACGTGTTCGCCCTGGTCGCGATGAAGTGGAGTGTGGCTTCCCCCATGTGGGATTCCCAGAGCCTGGGATACCAGTACGCCCATAATTTTACGGAATGGCGCGGCAGAAAGATTGCCTCCGGTTCCGATTACCAGGGCCCCGGCGCGCAGGATGTGCTTTCCCTGAGCTGGGACGCCAAGCGCGGAAATCTGGCCGTGATGGCTAATTTGCTGGCCGGGGTGGGAATTGTGGGACAGCCTGGGGCCAAGAATGTGTACGGACTTGTTTTACAGCCTGTTTACCGGATTTCCCCGCATCTGGAAGGCGTTTTTCAATATCAATGTTCCTTTGGAAACGGCTCTGTGCGCCTGAACAGCCGTTATGTCCCTTCCGTGACGCGCTATCCCGCATGGGTGGACAGCATGAATTCCTTTTATCTGGGCCTGAATTGTTATTTGTGCCCGGAGTCCATTGATACGGTAAAGCTGATGCTGGGGCTGGAATACGTCACCAGCCATACGAATTCTGCCACGGCCAAGGCCTTTAACGGATGGTCCCTTTACGGGGCCGTGCGGTTCAAGTTCTGAAGATCCGGAGAGAAGCTCCCTCTTGAGTTTTTAAAAGCAGCGGGCTGGTAGGCAGGCAGTGCGGGAATGGGAACGTACCCGGGGGGAAGGTCGTCCCATACGGGATGGAGCGGTTTGGGTTCCGTTTCAAAAACCTCTCCGTTGAAGGATTTGATGATGGTTCGGAAGGAACCCTGCGGAGACGGACGGATTACGAAAGGACGCGGCGCCGATTCCGGAAGATTCATGCTCAAATTCACTTCTTCCTCATTCCATGCAGGCCAGACGTCTGCCGGAGCCGATATTTCACGGATTTCCGTATTGGTTGCGGAACGGGGCGTGTGGAAAAAGGGGCTGTCCGGGTCTCCGTCATTCAGCCAGGCTTCCTCGTCCGGCGTTTCCGTCGTGATGATCATGGCTTCCTGGGTGGTTGAATGGTTGAATTCGTACCCCGTCAGTCCGCCGCCATCCGCATCAGCCCTGTCGCTGTTCATATGGATATTGATGGAAACCTTGTTTTCCGGCGCTTCCTGCTCCTCCGGCGTCTGGAAAATGGCCGCCTGCCGCTTCAGCGCCTCCGGGGAGGTGCCGCGCGCGTATTTTGGGAAGAAAACGCTTTTGGTGTCTATTTTCCCCGGCTTGACTTTCACGGGTTCGTCGGACAGCTCAAAGATGTATTTCACAGGTTGTTCTTCTGCGTAGGCACCGTGAAAGGCGCCTTCCAGAAACGCCATAGCCAGACATGTCAGAAGATACAGGCATGGAGAAGTTTTCATGATAGGTGAACGACTCTGTTAGAACAGAAAGAAGGCAAATATTCAATGCTAAAAAGCAAGAAACTCAGCGCGCTTTCCGGGTGCTGGCTCTTTATTTGCCATACTACGAGGCCAAAACGGCGTTTCTGTCGTTTCTCTGCTTGGCAGCTGTGGGCGGCTGCCTTATGGTGAACGCATGATGAAGAAGATTTTCCCCTGTCTGCTGACCTTCCTGACTGTTTTCTGGTTCGGCTGCGAAAATAAGCCGTCCGGAGGAGAAAAAGAGCCGGTCCGTTCTGAGAAGAACGGGGAAAAACAGGCTGAATCTTCCGCAGACACGGGAAAGGCCGGAACCTGGAAAAACCGTCTTCAGGCGGCTTCCGAGGAGGCGGCGCGGGCCAAGGGAGACGACAAAAAACATGTGGAGGCCCTGAACGAGCTTGCCTCCCTGTATGCGGAAGGCCTGCAAAACGGCTGGGTTCATCCGCTGGATGTCCGTTCCTGGTGTGAATCCGTGGCGGAGTCTGGCGCCGGTTATTCCGGGGAGACGGTCATCGGAGCCCTTTTTCTTTACGGTACCGGAGTAACGCGTGATCCGGGCGCAGCCAGGGAATGGTTTGAATATGGCCTGGCCCGGCCCGGCAGCCAGCGGGGAAACGCCCTGTACATGCTGGGCATGATGTATTCCAAAGGGGACGGCGTCAATCAGGACCAGAACAAGGCCCTGGAATTGTGGCACAAGGCGGCGGATGAAAATCATCCGGGCGCCCTGTCCCTGCTGGGCCGCGCATCCATGGAAGGGAAGCTGGGCTTTGACAAGGATGCGGCATCAGGACTGGCCTTTCTGGAAAGGGCCGCCAACGGCGGGGATGTGGCGGCGTCCATGTATCTGGGGCGCATCTACGCCAAGGGGGAGGGAGTGGCGCAGGACATGGAGCGCGCCTTGAAATGGTACCAGCAGGCCGCTTCCGCCGGGGATCCCCATGCCCAGTATATCGTCGGGCTGGCTTATCTGGACGGTTCCGGCGTTCCCGTGGATGAGGGGAAGGCGTTCAACTGGCTCCGTCTGGCGGCGGGGCAGGAACACGTGAACGCCATGCTGATGCTTTCCGTCTGCTACAGCACGGGCAAAGGCACCCGGCAGGATGCGAATATGGCGGAAGTCTGGAAAAAGAAGGCTCTTGAGCTGAATAGCCGGAGGCAGACGCGGCAGAGAAACTCCAGCCTTACCCCGCCAAATGAGTAAGAGTCAGTTTTCCTGAATTTCCTGATGCAGGAATTTCAGGGCTTCCTTCCGTTCCAGAATGGCGAATCCCCGCTCGTCGGGGATGACGAGCAGCCCGTTCCGGTTTTCCAGAATGGCGTGAATCATGGCAAAGACGTGTCCCATGGCGCATTCGTCTTCCAAAATGAAGCGCAGCATTTTGGTGCGGTCTCCTATTTTTTTCAGAGCGCCGCGGTCGCGTTTGAAGGCTTTGCGCGCGTCTTCCGTCTCCATGACCCAGAACACGTCCAGCTGGGATTCCCCTTCTTCATCCAGATAGCTGCCTTCCAGCACATGGTCCGGGGCTTCTTCCGGAGCTCCGGACAGGTTTAGTTGAAAACAGGGGTCCAGGCGGAACATGGCCTGCTGGAGTTCTTCCCCGGAAGGCAGCGGGGCGTCCTGGACGAAAAGCCAGAATTCCTGGTCGTCCCCGAATGAAGCGGCGTGGGTCATGGGCCGGATTTTGGCATTCCTGCGCCATTTTCCCACAGGGATTTGTGACAGTTGGGAGCCGCTGGTTGATTTTTGTATGTTCAACGTCTTCCCGCACGATTAAAAACAGGGGCATGAGCGAGATTCCCGTAATGATGACCATCGCCGGTTCCGACTGTTCCGCCGGGGCCGGCCTCCAGGCGGACCTGAAGGCGGCGCACGCCATGGGCGCTTTCGCGCTGACGGCGGTCACCTGCATCGTCTCGGAAGTGCCCGGACTGGTGCGCGGCATTCAGGAAGTGGAGCCGGAACTGGTGGCCGACCAAGTCAGAATCAATCTGGAACATTTTCCCGTTGCCGCCGTGAAGACGGGGATGCTGTATTCTCCCTCCATTGTCCGCGCCGTGTACGGGGTAGTGAAGGATGCGGATATTCCCCTGGTGGTGGATCCCGTCATGATCGCGACGGCCGGCGACCGCCTGATGCGGGAAGAGGCCGTGGCCGTTTATGAGGAACTGCTCCTGCCGCGTGCCGCTCTGCTGACCCCCAATCTGGACGAAGCCGCCGTGCTGCTCCGTTCCTCCTCCAATCCGGAGCGGGATGAATTGCCGGAAGCCGCCGCCAGGCTGGCCCTACGGTACGGGTGCCCCGTGCTGCTGAAAGGCGGCCATCTGGCCGGGGACTGCCGCGACGTGCTTGCGGGGCCGGACGGCCGCATGCTGGGGGAATGGACGCGTCCGCGCGTGCGGGATGTCAGCACGCACGGAACGGGGTGCTCCCTGTCCGCCGCCATTGCCGCGCGTTTGGCGGCCGGGGACGGACTCGTGACTGCGGTGGAACGCGGGCTGGAATTCATCGCCGCCGCCATCCGCGACCATGTGCGCTGGGAGTGTCCCGTGCGCGTGGATGCGCTGAAGCTGTGGTGACCTTTTTCCCCGTACGGCCTTTGCGGGAATGGCGCCGTGATGCGGGGAAACCCGCTGAAGAGCGGATGGGAAAGCCGCCTTTCTGTGCCCTAATAACGCTTTGTGCTTGCGTATTGGATGCCGGATTGGTAGTCCTATCTGCGCCCATGTATGGCATGGAGCTTTTCAAAAATTAGTAATTATCATAGCAATATCACTATGGGACAGCAAATCCGCAAAGTCACCAAGCGCCGCAGACGTGCCGATTACCTTAAGCGTAAGAAGGAACAGGCCAAGTTGAATTCCAATACGCCTATCCGCCTGGCTACTCCCGTTGCCAAGGAAGCAAAGCCGGCCGCCAAGGAAGTTCCCGCCAAAAAGACCGCGGCCAAGGCTCCTGCCAAGAAGGCTGACGCGAAGAAAACGGAAACCAAGAAAGCGGAACCCAAGGCCGCTGCCGCCAAGAAGGCTCCTGCCAAAAAGCCGGCCGCCAAGAAGGAAGCCGCCGAGCCCACGGCTGAATAATTGTCCGCATAGCCGGGATTGCCCCCGTGCGTCCATCAAACGGTTTTACAAGCCGCCCCGCCTGATGCGCGGCGGCTTTTTGCGCGCCGCGTCATCTTCCGCATCCGGGCATATTCGCGGCACCGGGCGCAATTTTCCGGAAAATGTATTGACGCTTCACCCTTCGCGGACCTACATAGAAGGGAATATCATTCCGTTTTTCCGCCATGCGCCACGATACGACAGACAAACCCAAGGGACACCGCAATTACATCATCATTGCCTGTGATGTCCTTCTTTTCCTGGCCATGCTCAAGTGGCTTCCCGTGGAGCCTCAGATAGCCAAGGGGCTTGCCGTGCTGACGTTCATCGGCATCCTGTGGCTGACGGAGGCTTTGCATGTGACCGTAACTGCCCTGCTGGTGCCTGTTCTGGCCATGTTCATGGGCATTCTGCCGGGTGCCAGGGCGCTGGCCGGATTTGCGGACCCCACCATTTTCCTGTTTTTCGGCGGTTTTGCGATAGCGGGGGCTCTGCATGAACAGAAGATAGATTCATGGCTGGCCGGAAAGATACTGACCGTGGCGCGGGGGAGCCTGGGCATGGCCCTGGTTCTGATTTTCCTGGCGACGGCATTCCTTTCCATGTGGATGTCCAATACGGCCACCGCGGCCATGATGCTGCCGCTGGTAATCGGCCTGCTGGACCGCATTCCGAAGGAGAAAATCAAGACCACGGCTCCGTTCGCCGTACTGGGTGTGGCCTATAGCGCGTCCATCGGCGGCATGGGCACACTGGTGGGCTCTCCTCCCAATGCGATTGCGGCCCATGAGCTTGCCATGGGGTTTGCGGAATGGTTCCGCATTGCGATGCCGATTGTGGCCGTGTTCGGCGTGTTGGTGTTCTCCCTGATGTACCTGTTTTTCAAGCCCAACCTGAAGCTGCACGTGGATATGGCGCCCGCCATGGACGAGGAACGGCCTTCCGGCCTGGACGGAAAGCAGATCCGCGTTTTGATCCTGTTTGCTGTGATTGCGGGGTGCTGGATGGGCAGCGGTTTTCTTTCCTCCCTGCTGGGCGGCATTCCTTCCATGGATACGCTGATTGCCCTGTGCGCCGTGGTGCTGCTGCCCCTGTGCGGCGTCATCAACTGGAGCGGCATTGCCAAAAATACGGACTGGGGTGTGCTGCTTCTGTTTGGCGGGGGCATTACTCTCAGTACGGTTCTCGTTCAAACGGATGCGGCCAAATTCCTGGCAAACCAGGTTTCCGACCTGGCGATGGGGCAGAATCCCCTGATCATTCTGCTGATCATCAGCGTTTTTATTACGTCCCTGACGGAGTTTTGTTCCAATACGGCCAGCGCCGCCCTGGTGGCTCCGCTGATGGTGACGGTGGCTTCCGCCATGGGAATGTCCGCCACTCCACTGGTGCTTCTGGTAGGCATCGGCGCTTCCTGCGCATTCATGCTCCCCGTATCCACGCCGCCCAACGCGCTGGCCTTCGCCACGGGGAGAGTCCCCCAGATGTCCATGATCAAGGTCGGCCTGCTGATCAATGTGGTGCTCGTGTTCGTCAAGGCATTCTGGGCCAGGATATTCTGGATGTAACGCCGCCGGAAGGAGAAAATGGCCGGTTTCATGGGGCCTTCCGTTCTATCCGGGAGTGTTGTCCTACACCCTTTTCATGAGGCCTTTTCCTGCCGTTCCAGAGCGGCCTTCTTGTCCAGTTTGGCCAGTTTGGCGATCAGGTAGAAGAAGGAGGGAATGAAGAAAACGCCGATAAAGACGGCCGTAATCATCCCCCCGATCACGCCGATGCCCACCACCTGCCGCGCCGCCGCTCCCGCGCCCGTGGCCAGGGCCAAAGGAAGACAGCCCATGATGAAGGCGATGCTGGTCATCAGGATGGGCCGCAAACGGATTCTGGCCGCATCCAGGGTAGAGGTGAGCAGGTCTTTCCCCTGTTTGAGTTCCAGCACGGCGAATTCCACGATGAGGATGGCGTTTTTCGCCGCCAGGGCAATCAGCACGATGAGCCCGATTTCCGAGTAAATGTTCAACTGCTGGCCGAAAATCCACAGCGCCGCGAAGGCGCCCAGAATGGCGATAGGTGCGGTCATGAACACGGCGACGGGAAGCGACCAGCTTTCATACAGGGAGGCCAGGATCAGGAAAACGAATATGGCGGAGGCCGCGAAAATCATGCCGATGGTGATGCCGTGCTGTGCCTGTTTTTCCTGATAGCTCATGCCGGAATAGCCGTAGCCCATGCCTGCGGGCATCGTCTGGGCAAACACTTCCTCCAGGGCGTTCATGACCTGTCCGGAGGAATAGCCTTCCGCCGGCGTGATGTTAAGCTGGGAACTGTTGAACATGTTCTGGCGGATCAGGAATTCCGGGGCCCATCCATGCGTGACGTTGATGACGGAGTCCAGAGGCACCGGGTCCCCGTTATTGTTGCGCACGTAGAACATGGAAAGCTTGTCGATGCTGTCCCGGTACGGGGCGTCCGCCTGCATGTACACCTGCCATTCCTGGCCGTAGATGTTGAAGTTGTTCAGGAAGGTACTCCCCATGTACGCCTGGATGGTGGCATAAATCTCATCCACATTCATGTTCTGGAGGGTGGCCTGTTCCGTATTGACGTTCAGATTGTATTGAAGGTTGGAGGGAGACATGAAGTTGCTGATGCCCGCAATTTCCGGCCTTTTCCCGGCCGCCTCGATGAATTTGGATGTATTGGAGGCCAGGAATTCCTCGCCTATGCCCTGGCGGTCTTCCAGCAGGAAGGTGACGTCCCCGGACGTGCCCACTCCCGGAAGGGGGGGAGGAGGAACCACGTAGGCCATGCCGGAGGAAATTGACGCGTTCAGCTTGCTCTTCAGCCTGGCGGCGATGGCGTCCGCCGTCATGTCCGGGCCCTTCCGCTGGGACCAGGGCTTCAGGGAAATGAAGAAGAAGGAGTTGGAAGAGCTTTGGACAGTGCTGATCAGGTTGAAGCCGTTAACGGTGGTGACCACCTCCACACCGGGGTCTTCCCGGATGATCCGTTCCATCTCCGCGGACGTTTTCTCCGTGACATTCAGGGAGGTGTTGTCC
Protein-coding sequences here:
- the thiD gene encoding bifunctional hydroxymethylpyrimidine kinase/phosphomethylpyrimidine kinase codes for the protein MSEIPVMMTIAGSDCSAGAGLQADLKAAHAMGAFALTAVTCIVSEVPGLVRGIQEVEPELVADQVRINLEHFPVAAVKTGMLYSPSIVRAVYGVVKDADIPLVVDPVMIATAGDRLMREEAVAVYEELLLPRAALLTPNLDEAAVLLRSSSNPERDELPEAAARLALRYGCPVLLKGGHLAGDCRDVLAGPDGRMLGEWTRPRVRDVSTHGTGCSLSAAIAARLAAGDGLVTAVERGLEFIAAAIRDHVRWECPVRVDALKLW
- a CDS encoding Eco57I restriction-modification methylase domain-containing protein, with protein sequence MKEGCVQDCFMAGCPVPGRGAGWKAGTWLVFKRVLMRRFLGQGGQDDFSFPEGVPFSLWEGDEDCAVTPSVLGDLLERSMPDARGTGTVYTPRFLVRWMVREAVSRWVDSALSASHEKGREAERALLKRIRVLDLSAGSGAFTMGILHELVRRRKILEPECSEAALVREAVEDHVYGVDVCAEALEVARFRFRCALLAAGDDAHFRDHLICGDSLDLFGVGVRRDVLARVMKEGGFDLVIGNPPFIGEKGNKGLFDRLKASRMSAYCSSRMDYWYVFACLGMDVLKPGGVMHLVVPNKWMGNAGAAPLRRKLLEECGALRLSDFGACRVFESARVHTMTLLAERKNHRDEALVPEYRRFSAEPEHVEEFLINAPYRRFPLPKDRSGCVEQGLFFCSAAEKAVLEKMEARRNFELDPVHEMAQGIVPNPDVVSSRALGSLPPETVRSSGIRRGEGVFVVPREFFTSLTERERCFLKPLYEPVLAERYGLKEPEKVLLYLTPENGSERARTLIRHLEKFRPLMEARRETRMGRMKYYHVHWPRKENFFLPGPKILAVRKCARPTFTHTEREAYVMMSFNVIRTERLSMKYLAALFNSRLMHFWFRLRGKMQGDFFQMDTAPILRAPVHVPSASVVAEVERLSDALVEHYCPEWDERMNELIERIYGISAEEREVIVQAVSPAPGGKGNRPE
- a CDS encoding tetratricopeptide repeat protein, with amino-acid sequence MMKKIFPCLLTFLTVFWFGCENKPSGGEKEPVRSEKNGEKQAESSADTGKAGTWKNRLQAASEEAARAKGDDKKHVEALNELASLYAEGLQNGWVHPLDVRSWCESVAESGAGYSGETVIGALFLYGTGVTRDPGAAREWFEYGLARPGSQRGNALYMLGMMYSKGDGVNQDQNKALELWHKAADENHPGALSLLGRASMEGKLGFDKDAASGLAFLERAANGGDVAASMYLGRIYAKGEGVAQDMERALKWYQQAASAGDPHAQYIVGLAYLDGSGVPVDEGKAFNWLRLAAGQEHVNAMLMLSVCYSTGKGTRQDANMAEVWKKKALELNSRRQTRQRNSSLTPPNE
- a CDS encoding DASS family sodium-coupled anion symporter, yielding MRHDTTDKPKGHRNYIIIACDVLLFLAMLKWLPVEPQIAKGLAVLTFIGILWLTEALHVTVTALLVPVLAMFMGILPGARALAGFADPTIFLFFGGFAIAGALHEQKIDSWLAGKILTVARGSLGMALVLIFLATAFLSMWMSNTATAAMMLPLVIGLLDRIPKEKIKTTAPFAVLGVAYSASIGGMGTLVGSPPNAIAAHELAMGFAEWFRIAMPIVAVFGVLVFSLMYLFFKPNLKLHVDMAPAMDEERPSGLDGKQIRVLILFAVIAGCWMGSGFLSSLLGGIPSMDTLIALCAVVLLPLCGVINWSGIAKNTDWGVLLLFGGGITLSTVLVQTDAAKFLANQVSDLAMGQNPLIILLIISVFITSLTEFCSNTASAALVAPLMVTVASAMGMSATPLVLLVGIGASCAFMLPVSTPPNALAFATGRVPQMSMIKVGLLINVVLVFVKAFWARIFWM
- a CDS encoding DUF805 domain-containing protein; the encoded protein is MMNAPIRPSLWQNFILCLTKKYADFSGKSSRREFWGFNLFLFLGALFFSFAGTILTLASLPWKELLATDNQEVFHAIAQEHFMYFIITMQVVFLAIYLPFWSAIIRRLRDAGFHTAWGYGYIALGIAGLIKWMVFDRFRYSMDGSMDTTTLFLAVVGNVWFLLIVILACFPSRPEPEKLPEQ